In Massilia antarctica, the following are encoded in one genomic region:
- the argA gene encoding amino-acid N-acetyltransferase produces the protein METPNQFVQWLRSVAPYIHAFRGKTFVVAFPGELVTAGALPVLAQDLSLLVALDIRVVIVHGSRPQVAEQLALRNVEGRFHNGIRITDTAALECAKEAAGELRLDIEAAFSQGLPNTPMAHAAIRIISGNFVTARPLGVIDGVDLELTGMPRKIAAETIHAILATDSPVLLSPLGFSPTGEAFNLTMEDVAVSAAIALHADKLVFITETPMMVDEGGIEIRELSSHQAEAVLQAGFLPVDAAFYLQHAIKACNSGVPRAHIVPFEMDGSALLELFTHDGVGTMISHENLESLRRATIEDVGGIIKLIEPLEADGTLVKRGRELIEREIDQFSVIEHDGVIFGCAALYPFPESKMGEMACLTVNPDVQAQGDGERILKHVENRARAAGLKQLFVLTTRTSHWFQKRGFKPATVDALPKDRQHMYNWQRKSQVLIKSL, from the coding sequence CAATGGCTGCGCTCAGTCGCGCCGTACATCCACGCCTTCCGTGGCAAGACCTTCGTGGTCGCCTTTCCGGGTGAACTCGTCACCGCCGGCGCGCTGCCCGTGCTGGCCCAGGATTTGTCGCTGCTCGTCGCCCTCGACATCCGGGTGGTGATCGTGCACGGCTCGCGGCCCCAGGTCGCCGAGCAGCTCGCGCTGCGCAACGTCGAAGGCCGTTTTCACAATGGCATCCGCATCACCGACACCGCCGCCCTCGAATGCGCGAAGGAAGCGGCCGGCGAACTGCGCCTCGACATCGAGGCCGCCTTCAGCCAGGGCTTGCCCAACACGCCGATGGCGCACGCCGCCATCCGCATCATCTCGGGTAACTTTGTCACCGCGCGCCCGCTTGGCGTGATCGATGGCGTCGACCTCGAACTGACCGGCATGCCGCGCAAGATCGCCGCCGAGACCATCCACGCGATCCTCGCCACCGACAGCCCGGTGCTGCTCTCGCCGCTGGGTTTTTCGCCCACCGGCGAAGCGTTCAACCTGACCATGGAAGACGTGGCCGTGTCGGCCGCGATCGCCCTGCACGCCGACAAACTGGTGTTCATCACCGAAACGCCGATGATGGTTGACGAAGGCGGCATCGAAATCCGCGAACTGTCCTCGCACCAGGCCGAAGCCGTGCTGCAGGCGGGCTTTTTGCCGGTCGACGCCGCGTTCTACCTGCAGCACGCCATCAAGGCCTGCAACAGCGGCGTGCCGCGCGCCCACATCGTGCCGTTCGAGATGGACGGCTCGGCCCTGCTCGAACTGTTCACCCACGATGGCGTGGGCACCATGATCAGCCACGAAAACCTGGAAAGCCTGCGCCGCGCCACCATCGAAGACGTGGGCGGCATCATCAAGCTGATCGAACCGCTCGAAGCGGACGGCACCCTGGTCAAGCGCGGGCGCGAACTGATCGAACGCGAGATCGACCAGTTCTCCGTCATCGAGCACGATGGCGTGATCTTCGGCTGCGCCGCCCTGTACCCGTTCCCGGAATCGAAAATGGGCGAAATGGCCTGCCTCACCGTCAACCCCGACGTGCAAGCCCAGGGCGATGGCGAACGCATTCTCAAGCACGTGGAAAACCGTGCCCGCGCGGCCGGCCTCAAGCAGCTGTTCGTGCTCACCACGCGCACCTCGCACTGGTTCCAGAAGCGCGGCTTCAAGCCGGCCACGGTCGACGCCCTGCCCAAGGACCGCCAGCATATGTATAACTGGCAGCGCAAATCCCAAGTGCTGATTAAGTCTTTATAA
- a CDS encoding sensor domain-containing diguanylate cyclase, with protein sequence MGHAAAPGQGMLESVLGAINLGTIVLDHAQRVVVWNRWMSQYSDLPAERVVGEDFFALFPELSGKRIDSAVRQALRDNFPSVLSQTLHKAPFGLFVNAAARAAGERMQQAVAVTPLEVPGLARHCLIQITDVSVAVHRERLLRDQALELRSQTFSDGLTGIANRRHFDVAMDKEMRRAKRSGTPLSLLMIDIDFFKPYNDHYGHQQGDDTLIKVAHALAAMLQRPGDLIARYGGEEFAVILPEMTAEHSQVLAEKMRERIAALAIPHAKADLTGYITVSIGLATHALENSSDIAVLLGEADRALYMAKGAGRNRVVRYSSP encoded by the coding sequence ATGGGCCACGCCGCGGCACCCGGCCAGGGCATGCTTGAAAGCGTGCTCGGCGCGATCAATCTGGGCACGATCGTGCTCGATCATGCGCAGCGCGTGGTGGTCTGGAACCGCTGGATGAGCCAGTATTCGGACTTGCCGGCCGAGCGTGTCGTGGGAGAGGATTTTTTTGCGCTGTTCCCCGAACTGAGCGGCAAGCGTATCGACAGCGCGGTACGCCAGGCGCTGCGCGACAATTTTCCGTCGGTCTTGTCGCAAACCTTGCACAAGGCCCCGTTTGGGCTGTTCGTCAACGCCGCGGCGCGCGCGGCGGGCGAACGCATGCAGCAGGCGGTCGCCGTGACGCCGCTGGAAGTGCCGGGTCTGGCGCGTCATTGCCTGATCCAGATTACGGACGTGAGCGTGGCCGTGCACCGCGAACGGCTGCTGCGCGACCAGGCGCTGGAACTGCGTTCGCAGACGTTTTCGGACGGCTTGACCGGGATTGCCAACCGGCGCCATTTCGATGTGGCGATGGATAAGGAAATGCGGCGCGCCAAGCGATCCGGCACGCCGCTGTCCTTGCTCATGATCGATATCGATTTCTTCAAGCCCTACAACGACCATTACGGGCACCAGCAGGGCGACGATACCCTGATCAAGGTGGCGCACGCGCTGGCGGCCATGCTGCAGCGGCCTGGTGACCTGATCGCGCGCTATGGCGGCGAGGAGTTCGCGGTGATCCTGCCGGAGATGACGGCGGAACACAGCCAGGTGCTGGCCGAGAAGATGCGCGAGCGCATTGCCGCTTTGGCGATTCCGCATGCCAAGGCCGATCTGACCGGATATATAACGGTGAGCATCGGCCTGGCGACCCATGCGCTGGAAAATTCGAGCGATATCGCCGTGCTGCTGGGCGAAGCCGACCGCGCGCTGTACATGGCCAAGGGGGCGGGACGCAACCGGGTGGTGAGGTACAGTTCGCCGTAG
- a CDS encoding response regulator: MNETKTVLVIDDSRVSRLMARQFILSRQPGWLVEEAGTGEEAIEKVKTLSPVLILIDVNMPGMGGLAAAEHLRAACPDAHISLVTANVQNATRNRATELGIGFMEKPITEARMHALIGALE, from the coding sequence ATGAACGAAACGAAAACGGTCCTCGTCATCGATGACAGCCGGGTATCGCGGCTGATGGCGCGCCAATTCATCCTCAGCCGTCAGCCCGGCTGGCTGGTGGAGGAAGCCGGCACCGGCGAAGAAGCGATCGAGAAGGTGAAAACCCTGTCCCCCGTGCTCATTCTCATTGACGTCAACATGCCCGGCATGGGCGGCCTGGCCGCCGCCGAGCACCTGCGCGCAGCCTGCCCGGACGCCCACATTTCGCTCGTCACCGCCAACGTCCAGAACGCCACCCGCAACCGCGCCACCGAGCTGGGCATTGGTTTCATGGAAAAGCCCATCACCGAAGCGCGCATGCACGCCCTGATCGGCGCCCTGGAATGA
- a CDS encoding chemotaxis protein CheC has translation MFNLSELQHDALVEIFNIGVGHAAKSMSEIVNEEVTMSVPSISFLNRAEAAEMLGNKDSARVCGVSQHYEGAFKTEAILMFPEDKSLDIVRLMVGESVPLKELTEMEQEALSEIGNIILNSCVGTLANIFAQELSGSLPEYHVGTSEEILSATGGQGDTVVLMLHIDFILEKHQIHGYVAFILDLTALQDLQDQVDRYLAKIMGPA, from the coding sequence ATGTTCAATCTCAGCGAACTGCAGCACGATGCGCTGGTCGAGATCTTCAACATCGGCGTGGGCCACGCGGCCAAGTCGATGAGCGAAATCGTCAATGAAGAAGTGACGATGTCGGTACCGTCGATCAGCTTCCTCAACCGTGCTGAAGCCGCTGAGATGCTCGGCAACAAGGACAGTGCGCGCGTGTGCGGCGTCAGCCAGCACTACGAAGGCGCGTTCAAGACCGAAGCCATTTTGATGTTCCCCGAGGATAAGAGCCTCGATATCGTGCGCCTGATGGTGGGCGAGTCGGTGCCGCTCAAGGAATTGACGGAAATGGAGCAGGAAGCGCTGAGCGAGATCGGCAACATCATTCTCAATTCCTGCGTCGGCACCCTGGCCAATATTTTTGCGCAAGAACTGAGCGGGTCCCTGCCCGAATACCACGTCGGCACCAGCGAAGAAATCCTGAGCGCCACCGGCGGCCAGGGCGACACCGTGGTACTGATGCTGCATATCGACTTCATCCTCGAAAAACACCAGATCCACGGCTATGTCGCCTTCATCCTCGACTTGACCGCACTGCAGGACCTGCAAGACCAGGTCGACCGCTACCTCGCCAAGATCATGGGTCCGGCCTGA
- the rpiA gene encoding ribose-5-phosphate isomerase RpiA yields the protein MTQDELKQAVACAAIAYVVDGEIIGVGTGSTANFFIDELATIKDRIKGTVASSEATAARLRGHGIAVYDLNDVTGIAVYIDGADEITASGAMIKGGGAALTREKIVASVSHQFVCIADGSKLVQTLGAFALPVEVLPMARAAVMRQLADLGGQPRLRLKPGTEHAFVTDNGGEIIDVAGLSITDPVGLEQQINQIVGVIAVGLFARRGADVCLLGTSEGVKTLTF from the coding sequence ATGACTCAAGACGAATTGAAACAAGCCGTGGCATGTGCCGCCATCGCCTACGTGGTTGACGGCGAGATCATCGGCGTTGGCACGGGCTCCACCGCCAATTTCTTCATCGATGAGCTGGCCACCATCAAGGACCGCATCAAGGGCACGGTGGCCTCGTCCGAAGCGACCGCGGCGCGCCTGCGCGGCCACGGCATTGCCGTGTACGACCTGAACGACGTGACCGGGATTGCCGTCTACATCGACGGCGCCGACGAAATCACCGCCAGCGGCGCCATGATCAAGGGCGGCGGGGCGGCCCTGACGCGCGAGAAAATCGTCGCTTCCGTGTCGCACCAGTTCGTCTGCATCGCCGACGGCTCCAAGCTGGTGCAGACCCTGGGCGCCTTTGCGCTGCCGGTCGAAGTGCTGCCGATGGCGCGCGCGGCCGTGATGCGGCAACTGGCGGACCTGGGCGGCCAGCCGCGCCTGCGTCTCAAACCCGGCACCGAACACGCCTTCGTGACCGATAACGGCGGCGAGATCATCGACGTGGCGGGTTTGTCGATCACCGATCCGGTCGGGCTGGAGCAACAGATCAACCAGATCGTCGGCGTCATCGCTGTCGGCCTGTTTGCCCGGCGCGGGGCCGATGTGTGCCTGCTGGGAACGAGCGAAGGCGTCAAGACCTTGACGTTTTAA
- a CDS encoding oxidative damage protection protein, translated as MARTVHCIKLNKEAEGLDLPPYPGELGKKIWESVSKEAWAAWLKHQTMLVNENRLNLADQRARKYLATQMEKHFFGDGADAAQGYVPPAD; from the coding sequence ATGGCCCGCACCGTCCATTGCATCAAACTGAACAAGGAAGCCGAAGGACTCGACTTACCACCTTACCCGGGCGAACTGGGCAAGAAAATCTGGGAATCGGTGTCGAAGGAAGCCTGGGCGGCATGGCTCAAGCACCAGACCATGCTGGTCAATGAAAACCGCCTGAACCTGGCCGACCAGCGCGCGCGCAAATACCTGGCCACCCAGATGGAAAAGCATTTCTTCGGCGACGGCGCCGACGCAGCCCAAGGCTACGTCCCACCGGCCGACTGA